The genomic stretch GGTGGTGTTCATGGTCAATTCCGCCGCTGTCGCGCGGTGGAAGGTCACCGAGGACGAGACCCTGATCCGGTGGATCGAGGGTGCGCTGCTGGCGATGAGCATCGGTTTGAACACCTACCCGTACCTGAAGACCGGGGACCTGTTCAACGTCGCCGTGCACTCCGTGGCCCCGGTGATGGTCGGTGTCGCCCTGTTCGCCCACACCGCGGTGATGCGCCGCTACGGCCTGGCCATCGACCGCGCCTCGACCGCCGCTGACGAAGCCGGAGACGACATCGCCGAACGCCTCGCCGCCCTGGCCGACACCGGCCACCGCGTCACCACCCCCGAGCCCGCACCGGCGCTGGCCCCCATCCCGGCCGCCGACGACGACGAGGTGATCGCCCAGTACGAAGCCGAACTGAACCCCGCCCCCGCGCCGGAGGTGGCCGCCGCGTCGCCGCGCGCTACCGAGGAAACCGCGCCGATCGCGGGCGAGCAGTCGATCGCGCGCGAGGTTGAAACGATCGATCGCGCGCCGCGCGAACGCGCGGAATCGACCGCGCGCGGAGTCGATAGCGCGCCGCGCGCGAGCGAGCAGATCGCGCGTTCACGCGCGAGCGAGACCACCGCGCCGATCGCGCGCGAAGAGTCGATCGCGCGCGAACCGGAGGCGGCCGATCGTTTGATCGAGGTGCCCGATCGCGCGTCGATCGCGCGCGACGAGCAGGTGAGCACTCGCGCGTCGCGCGTCGCGCAAACAGGATCTGACCTGGGAACCGATCACGAGTCGCGCGTCGATCACTCGGCCGAGGAAGCCGCTGCGGACGCGCGAGCCGACGCCGCTGAACGCGCGACCGATGAGGAGGAACGCGCGACCGTCGCGCGCGCGACGCAGGCGCTCGCGCGCGATCGGCGCGCGGTGGTCTCGCTCGCGCGCGATCGGAATCCGGTGGCGTCGATCGCGCGCGACGGCGTCGATCGCGCGCAGCCATCGCGCGCGGGCCGCGCGCGATCGGCGACGATCCAGGGTGCACTCGCGCGCGCGATCGACAGCGCGCCGCGCGCGCGAACCGGCGCCGGGCACGGCCCGTTCGATCGCGCACTCTCGCGCGCGGAGGCGGCAGGAATCGCGCGCGCGGTCGTCGATCGCAAGCTCTCCCGCAAGACCATCGAGGAACTGACCGCGATCTATGAGGCGGTCTCGACCGGCACGTCGCCCAACGCGATCGGCACCCTGCTGGGGCTGCCGCACTCCACGGTCGGTCGCGCCCTGGAAGCGGCCACGAAGGTCTCCGGCCCGCGCCCGGTCTAGCCCACCTCTGCGCACCAGCACGAAGGCCCCCGCCGGCGGGAACCCGGCGGGGGCCTTCTGTGTGCGGAGTCCCTGGTAGCGCGAACCAACCAGGGACTCCGTGCGGTGACCTTACCGCCGGGGCTCGTGCGCTCCCTCCAGATGTGGCCCCGCGTGGGCGCCGGTGCGCATCAGCGCCGTCGGCGGCGGCCGGCCAAGTGTGCGGCGGCCGGGTGGATTCAGGCGTCGTTCCCGATCCGCCCGGTGAGGTCTTCCCGCCCCAGCGGGCTCGGGTCGGATACTCTGGAAGAAGAAGAGAGCGAGCTAGTATTTAGGTGACCTAGACCGGTCACCCCACCCGTTCGGGTGGTCGCTGCGCTGGGCTGTGAGGAGAGCTGCGGATGGCAGGGGAGTCACCGGATCGCCGGGCGCGGGTGCGCCGAGAGCGGCAGGCGAACGTGCCCGGCGGGCGCCCGCACCGGCACATCGTGAAGCTGTCGGATGCCGAGCACGAAGACCTCACCCGTCGGGCGTTGGAGGCGGGGGTGTCGGTGCCGCGGCTGCTGGTGGAGTCGGCGACCGATTCCGGGCGGGCGGAGGCCGGCCGCGCGCATGCGGCGCTGCAGTTGCTGGAGTTCGACGACCAGATCCGCCGGATCGGCAACAACCTGAACCAGCTGGTGCGGTGGGCGCATCAGAACCGGGAGATCCCCGAGCATTTGATCGACTCGCTGCACGCGGTGACGCGGGCGTGCTTGAGCGTGGATGCGACCGCGCGGTGGGTGATGGGTTTGGATCCGGCGGTGACCGGGGTGTCGGTGGATGTCGAGGCGGATCTGCCGATCTCGGAGGAGTGGGCGGGCTCGGTCGACCCCGACGAGATCGACGGGGTGTGATGCGGCGGTGATGCCGAACGTGGTCAAGGGCTCGGACATGCGCGGCCTGCTGCGCTATCTGGCCGGTCCCGGGCGGGCGAACGAGCACACGAACCCGAAGGTGATCGCCGGGGATGTGGTGACGATGGCGGTCTACTCCGGCGGTATCGACCCGGTCCGGGCGACCGAGTTGGCGAAGCTGCTGGATTCCCCGCGCCAGACCGTGCTGCGGGGGGCGCCGGTGCTGGTGACGAACTACAAGAAGGCCTACGGCCTGATCGATGAGGGCATGGAGCGCCGGAAGGCGTTCGAGGAAGCGACCCGGGATCAGAACGTGTGGCACTGCTCGCTGAGCCTGGGCCCGCGCGAGGGGCAGCTAGACGAGGAGACCTGGGCGCGGATCGCGCGGCGGTTCATGACCGAGATGGGGTTCACCGACTCTGCTGGTGGGGCGCCGGATGTGCGGTGGACGGCGATCCATCACGGCCTGACCAAGGCCGGGGGTGACCACATCCATGTGGCGATGAGCGTGGTGCGTCCGGACGGGTCGCTGGCGGATGTGCGGCGGGACTGGAAACGCTCGCAGGACGCGGCCGCGCTGCTGGAGCGCGAGTTCGGGCTGCAGGTGCTGGTGTCGCGGGAGGACCGCGGCACCGAGGCGGCGACGCGTCCGGACGAGCGGGGCCGCGCCGAGCGGGTCGGCGCCGCCGAGACCGACCGCGAAGCGCTGCGCCGGCGGGTGCGGGCCGCGGCGGTCGCGTCGGAGACCGAGGCGGAGTTCGTCGCGGCGCTACGGGGCGAGGGGATGGTGTTGCGCCCCCGGTTCGCCAAGGGTGGCACC from Nocardia higoensis encodes the following:
- a CDS encoding MobC family plasmid mobilization relaxosome protein, whose translation is MAGESPDRRARVRRERQANVPGGRPHRHIVKLSDAEHEDLTRRALEAGVSVPRLLVESATDSGRAEAGRAHAALQLLEFDDQIRRIGNNLNQLVRWAHQNREIPEHLIDSLHAVTRACLSVDATARWVMGLDPAVTGVSVDVEADLPISEEWAGSVDPDEIDGV